One genomic region from Streptomyces sp. NBC_00582 encodes:
- a CDS encoding ricin-type beta-trefoil lectin domain protein produces MRPVRGFIRPGSPRSGPLSTLLTATVAAAVLGSLAVQPSLLGRYAADDMAPVADSYDGFDAKAAEQLRQDQCLMTEVLRMGGPAMYGVAQNGLNQPPDKLHTAADRQYWNTTALSTAFQKDRDDIDKIDLYGRLGEWKKPLSGLSYPGGFRSVADFTDPPGLAGRGQDYFQQVGITPWLGAQWWKSEGDYYEDPTPKADEATAKAVTDLGTPLYGKDPDPSLPQAEWNRALAEQRAWEDRVFMHEQWADDARIFLSSGGFPRTAPEPGSVEYRIAVEDLKARFASCDWHSPADPSKVLGKEVATASAEWQQEIAAQATQRNQILNASRDATKSLADGASALGEMLGQSWIADHLARWQDYWSAGGPGWIGDSPFVVHAHGATDKCLEVAGAKKDNGTVVQIYTCNGGAGQKWQISGDHLVNPNSGKCLTVKGGANANGTAVQISTCSTSTSQNWEYGTHGTTRLYNPATGNCLDLADYTNSRDGRMWDCTGKAPQQFDVVPSAHAGTDDLDYPTKAQFDKAKKGVTDAQAASKKQLDLLKAQAAVAKKAATDTDTATQAAYATADRAGAPRGRGLLVAQQKAQVTKASAAALEALSKAGDTAYSATKAAVGDSETIAARALTQAAQSKAAFRTAAANEARAQAKAAADAAAVQAQTAKAARDLAKAKLAETRKAEADAKAAAADAHAKRLAAEAEEATAKAEKETAAAKQAEAAQHKRNAEGYATTANEAKGRAESAESTARGKRQDAEAARDRAKGKRDDAWDAESKANAARAKADAKDAYAEAHDSDANAKASRAAADAADSAADDAESAATSARAEANAATQAAADADAAATRAEAAAERARSDADAAQAAKLKADAAVRTATSAAADAIKASEAAASAARTAVKLADEADKHAADAKAQADAAKAESVKAVASAADAAGHAYTTAQAAADAGASAQQVAAPANDAVQLGSPYVDTDATAGLVVLTGQSSKTIAEQQKAVADAHAANAQKNADQAASLAAAATGDAKAAYTLAAEAAGFAATARKSAKEALGYASEAAQYAADAQASLARTIEYDQQAGVDAAAADKAAGRAEGYATEARASADQAALDAEAARTAASQAEQAAKDARAAADRADAEATLAEQAAKDAQKYAESAQQAADSAERKEANGQVQAGAGTGENGVFYVIEKMTDAAPAKQLNKCDYTLQGCTVTYELHLDLTVSYYLCTNPDVPATESGCPAEDTLFLKTVVLKDQKQEWTHHFSAGDITRLGWQALFGDTLGAVLYEVVLGDAVRCYHGDKAGCAWFASNFIPGKAFTKVAEGLRALDAAMKTGIGVTDAFKALKALDNVDPETLAQIERSVKAYEDARTACKLNSFPGATEVVLADGSRKAIRDVRFGDLLLATDPLTGRTRAEPVTRTFSHPTEDLLDITLADGGRLTSTPGHRFYVTGRDWTFASDLRAGDGVRTSDGTLRTVAAVRDRDDRAPRTVYDLTVSGLHTFYAVAGSTPVLVHNCNDIVFDGAKFPGLAHTITEHVTPNRAAAEALATQKTAKYGRDTPNSVWVDQDTAQKVVDAALADKASMISNWLRGNKPDLDWSGFFGPKGDSLGTVYYADGTRLGRAPTAAGNGYYIKLVRAPKGPGIPKHPRGYYVQTCYPK; encoded by the coding sequence GTGCGCCCCGTACGAGGGTTCATCAGACCCGGATCACCACGGTCCGGGCCACTTTCCACACTGCTGACGGCCACCGTCGCGGCCGCCGTCCTCGGCTCTCTCGCCGTACAGCCGTCGCTGCTCGGCCGGTACGCGGCCGACGACATGGCGCCCGTGGCCGACAGCTACGACGGCTTCGACGCGAAGGCGGCCGAACAGCTCCGCCAGGACCAGTGCCTCATGACCGAGGTGCTGCGGATGGGCGGCCCGGCCATGTACGGCGTCGCCCAGAACGGTCTGAACCAGCCACCGGACAAGCTGCACACGGCGGCCGACCGGCAGTACTGGAACACCACCGCGCTGAGCACCGCGTTCCAGAAGGACCGCGACGACATCGACAAGATCGACCTGTACGGGCGGCTCGGCGAGTGGAAGAAGCCCCTGTCCGGGCTCTCCTACCCGGGCGGCTTCCGCAGCGTCGCCGACTTCACCGACCCGCCGGGCCTCGCCGGACGCGGCCAGGACTACTTCCAGCAGGTCGGCATCACCCCGTGGCTCGGAGCCCAGTGGTGGAAGAGCGAGGGCGACTACTACGAGGACCCCACCCCGAAGGCCGACGAGGCGACGGCGAAGGCGGTCACCGACCTCGGCACCCCGCTCTACGGCAAGGACCCGGACCCGAGCCTTCCGCAGGCCGAGTGGAACCGGGCCCTGGCCGAGCAGCGGGCCTGGGAAGACCGCGTCTTCATGCACGAGCAGTGGGCCGACGACGCCCGCATCTTCCTGTCCTCCGGCGGCTTCCCGCGCACCGCGCCCGAGCCGGGCAGCGTCGAGTACCGCATCGCGGTCGAGGACCTGAAGGCCCGGTTCGCCTCCTGCGACTGGCACAGCCCCGCCGACCCGAGCAAGGTCCTCGGCAAGGAGGTCGCCACCGCCTCGGCCGAATGGCAGCAGGAGATCGCCGCGCAGGCGACCCAGCGCAACCAGATCCTGAACGCGAGCCGTGACGCCACCAAGTCCCTCGCCGACGGCGCCTCCGCGCTCGGCGAGATGCTGGGCCAGTCCTGGATCGCCGACCACCTCGCCCGCTGGCAGGACTACTGGTCGGCCGGCGGCCCGGGCTGGATCGGCGACAGCCCGTTCGTCGTCCACGCCCACGGCGCCACCGACAAGTGCCTGGAGGTGGCGGGCGCCAAGAAGGACAACGGCACGGTCGTACAGATCTACACCTGCAACGGCGGCGCCGGGCAGAAGTGGCAGATCTCCGGCGACCACCTGGTCAACCCCAACTCGGGCAAGTGCCTGACCGTCAAGGGCGGCGCGAACGCCAACGGCACCGCCGTGCAGATCTCCACCTGCTCCACCAGCACCTCGCAGAACTGGGAGTACGGCACCCACGGCACCACCCGGCTGTACAACCCGGCGACCGGCAACTGCCTCGACCTCGCCGACTACACCAACAGCCGTGACGGCCGGATGTGGGACTGCACCGGCAAGGCCCCGCAGCAGTTCGACGTCGTCCCCTCCGCTCACGCCGGCACCGACGACCTCGACTACCCGACGAAGGCCCAGTTCGACAAGGCGAAGAAGGGCGTCACGGACGCCCAGGCCGCGTCGAAGAAGCAGCTCGATCTGCTGAAGGCGCAGGCCGCCGTCGCGAAGAAGGCCGCCACCGACACGGACACCGCGACCCAGGCCGCCTACGCGACCGCCGACAGGGCGGGCGCCCCGCGCGGCCGCGGTCTGCTGGTCGCCCAGCAGAAGGCGCAGGTCACCAAGGCGTCGGCCGCCGCCCTGGAGGCGCTGTCGAAGGCCGGTGACACGGCGTACTCCGCCACCAAGGCCGCCGTCGGCGACAGCGAGACCATCGCCGCCCGCGCCCTGACCCAGGCCGCGCAGTCGAAGGCCGCGTTCCGTACGGCCGCCGCCAACGAGGCCCGGGCCCAGGCGAAGGCGGCCGCCGACGCCGCCGCCGTCCAGGCGCAGACCGCAAAGGCCGCCCGTGACCTGGCGAAGGCGAAGCTCGCCGAGACCCGGAAGGCCGAGGCCGACGCCAAGGCCGCGGCGGCCGACGCGCACGCCAAGCGGCTCGCGGCGGAGGCGGAGGAGGCCACGGCGAAGGCGGAGAAGGAGACCGCCGCCGCCAAGCAGGCCGAGGCCGCCCAGCACAAGAGGAACGCCGAGGGCTACGCGACCACCGCGAACGAGGCCAAGGGCCGGGCGGAGAGCGCCGAGTCCACCGCCCGCGGCAAGCGTCAGGACGCCGAGGCCGCCCGCGACCGCGCCAAGGGCAAGCGCGACGACGCCTGGGACGCGGAGTCCAAGGCGAACGCCGCCCGCGCCAAGGCCGACGCCAAGGACGCCTACGCCGAGGCCCATGACTCCGACGCGAACGCCAAGGCCTCCCGGGCCGCCGCCGACGCGGCCGACTCGGCGGCCGACGACGCGGAGTCCGCGGCGACCTCGGCCCGCGCCGAGGCCAACGCCGCGACCCAGGCAGCCGCCGACGCGGACGCCGCCGCCACCCGCGCGGAGGCCGCCGCCGAGCGCGCCCGCTCCGACGCGGACGCCGCCCAGGCCGCCAAGCTGAAGGCGGACGCCGCCGTCCGCACGGCGACGAGCGCCGCCGCGGACGCCATCAAGGCCTCCGAGGCCGCCGCCTCCGCCGCCCGGACGGCCGTGAAGCTGGCCGACGAGGCGGACAAGCACGCGGCCGACGCCAAGGCCCAGGCCGACGCGGCGAAGGCGGAGTCGGTCAAGGCGGTCGCCTCGGCGGCCGACGCGGCCGGGCACGCCTACACCACCGCCCAGGCCGCCGCCGACGCCGGCGCCTCGGCGCAGCAGGTCGCCGCCCCGGCCAACGACGCCGTCCAGCTCGGTTCCCCGTACGTCGACACCGACGCCACCGCGGGGCTGGTGGTCCTGACGGGCCAGTCGTCGAAGACGATCGCCGAGCAGCAGAAGGCGGTGGCCGACGCGCACGCCGCGAACGCCCAGAAGAACGCCGACCAGGCGGCGAGCCTCGCCGCGGCGGCGACGGGCGACGCGAAGGCGGCGTACACGCTGGCCGCGGAGGCCGCCGGTTTCGCGGCGACCGCCCGCAAGTCGGCGAAGGAGGCGCTGGGTTACGCCTCCGAGGCCGCCCAGTACGCGGCGGACGCGCAGGCCTCGCTGGCCCGCACCATCGAGTACGACCAGCAGGCCGGCGTCGACGCGGCGGCCGCCGACAAGGCCGCGGGCCGCGCGGAGGGCTACGCGACCGAGGCCCGCGCCTCGGCCGACCAGGCCGCCCTGGACGCGGAGGCCGCCCGCACGGCCGCTTCCCAGGCCGAGCAGGCCGCGAAGGACGCCCGCGCGGCGGCCGACCGCGCCGACGCCGAGGCCACCCTCGCCGAACAGGCCGCCAAGGACGCCCAGAAGTACGCGGAGTCGGCCCAGCAGGCGGCGGACTCGGCGGAGCGCAAGGAGGCCAACGGCCAGGTCCAGGCGGGCGCAGGCACCGGCGAGAACGGTGTCTTCTACGTCATCGAGAAGATGACCGACGCGGCCCCGGCCAAGCAGCTCAACAAGTGCGATTACACCTTGCAGGGCTGCACGGTGACGTACGAACTGCACCTGGACCTCACGGTCAGCTACTACCTCTGCACCAACCCCGACGTCCCCGCCACCGAGTCGGGCTGCCCGGCGGAGGACACGCTCTTCCTCAAGACGGTGGTCCTCAAGGACCAGAAGCAGGAGTGGACGCACCACTTCTCCGCGGGTGACATCACGCGCCTGGGCTGGCAGGCCCTCTTCGGGGACACCCTCGGCGCGGTCCTCTACGAGGTCGTGCTGGGCGACGCGGTCCGCTGCTACCACGGTGACAAGGCGGGCTGCGCCTGGTTCGCGTCCAACTTCATCCCCGGCAAGGCCTTCACGAAGGTCGCGGAGGGGCTCCGTGCCCTGGACGCAGCCATGAAGACCGGGATCGGGGTCACCGACGCGTTCAAGGCGCTGAAGGCGCTGGACAACGTGGACCCGGAGACGCTGGCCCAGATCGAGCGCAGTGTGAAGGCGTACGAGGACGCGCGCACGGCGTGCAAGCTCAACAGCTTCCCCGGCGCCACCGAGGTGGTGCTGGCCGACGGCAGCCGCAAGGCGATCCGTGACGTGCGCTTCGGCGACCTCCTCCTGGCCACCGACCCGCTCACCGGCCGTACCCGGGCCGAGCCGGTCACCCGCACGTTCTCGCACCCGACCGAGGACCTGCTGGACATCACCCTGGCCGACGGCGGGCGTCTGACGAGCACGCCGGGCCACCGCTTCTACGTCACCGGCCGGGACTGGACGTTCGCGTCCGACCTGCGCGCCGGCGACGGTGTGCGCACCTCCGACGGCACCCTTCGTACGGTGGCGGCGGTGCGGGACCGGGACGACCGGGCGCCCCGGACGGTCTACGACCTGACGGTGTCCGGTCTGCACACGTTCTACGCGGTGGCGGGCAGCACTCCGGTGCTGGTCCACAACTGCAACGACATCGTGTTCGACGGCGCCAAGTTCCCCGGCCTGGCGCACACGATCACGGAGCACGTGACGCCCAACAGGGCGGCGGCCGAGGCGCTGGCCACCCAGAAGACGGCCAAGTACGGCCGGGACACGCCGAACAGCGTGTGGGTCGACCAGGACACGGCCCAGAAGGTCGTCGACGCCGCCCTGGCCGACAAGGCGAGCATGATCAGCAACTGGCTGCGGGGCAACAAGCCCGACCTGGACTGGTCGGGGTTCTTCGGACCGAAGGGTGATTCCCTCGGCACGGTGTACTACGCCGACGGGACCAGGCTGGGCCGAGCCCCCACGGCCGCGGGCAACGGCTACTACATCAAGCTGGTGAGGGCGCCGAAGGGTCCGGGGATTCCGAAGCACCCCCGGGGCTACTACGTGCAGACCTGCTACCCGAAGTAG
- a CDS encoding contact-dependent growth inhibition system immunity protein, with protein MQRFTEFAFGVPWVMGFFHQDWTHDGPTAVDVVAKHLAEESDEEVLAVRRDARTLADHLPSETLEVLWTAGAQYMPGFAGITGAEWTETVVGLCDARLSERGDVHPLTGADTEDGWDQRDAVVAQIERAGFLADEVRAALVDCARDCTPDLALRVLLNAVEHAPGATLSPEQYQGMETIGTALHYGEFVVDRVRFLVETP; from the coding sequence GTGCAGCGCTTCACCGAGTTCGCCTTCGGCGTGCCGTGGGTGATGGGGTTCTTCCACCAGGACTGGACCCACGACGGGCCCACGGCCGTCGACGTCGTGGCGAAACACCTGGCGGAGGAGAGCGACGAGGAGGTCCTGGCGGTACGCCGGGACGCTCGCACGCTCGCCGACCACCTGCCCTCGGAGACGCTCGAGGTGCTGTGGACCGCCGGAGCCCAGTACATGCCGGGCTTCGCGGGGATCACGGGAGCCGAGTGGACCGAGACGGTCGTCGGCCTGTGCGACGCCCGGCTGTCCGAGCGGGGGGACGTCCATCCCCTCACGGGTGCCGACACGGAGGACGGCTGGGACCAGCGGGACGCGGTGGTCGCCCAGATCGAGCGGGCGGGGTTCCTGGCCGACGAGGTGCGTGCCGCGCTCGTCGACTGTGCCCGCGACTGCACCCCGGACCTGGCGCTGCGCGTGCTGCTGAACGCCGTGGAGCACGCTCCCGGTGCGACGCTGTCCCCGGAGCAGTACCAGGGGATGGAGACCATCGGGACGGCCCTGCACTACGGCGAGTTCGTGGTGGACCGCGTCCGCTTCCTGGTGGAGACACCCTGA
- a CDS encoding LacI family DNA-binding transcriptional regulator → MTVKITDVARRAGVSPSTVSYALSGKRPISTATRQRVEAAARELGYRPHAGARALASSRSNVLALVAPLRAGIHVPVVMQFVASVVTAARRHDHDVLLLTQEEGEDGLRRVADTALVDALILMDVQLNDPRLPLLRTLDRPSVMIGFPRDGAGLTCIDLDFRSAGERCVEHLAQLGHRVVGLVGSPPEVYVRGTAFAQRVVQGFTAAADRGGLASAVHPCEATPAAARQVAERLLRDQPALTGVVVHNEAVLEPLVTAFAQLGLRVPGDLSVTAICPDELADSLGITSVALPSTEVGERAVDLLMEKLAGGLVPEATLLQPSLTPRASTAPRTTA, encoded by the coding sequence ATGACGGTGAAGATCACGGATGTGGCGCGGCGGGCCGGGGTCTCCCCCAGCACGGTGTCGTACGCCCTCAGCGGCAAACGCCCGATCTCCACGGCGACCCGGCAGCGGGTCGAGGCGGCCGCCCGCGAGCTGGGCTACCGGCCGCACGCGGGCGCCCGGGCCCTCGCCAGCAGCCGCTCCAACGTGCTGGCGCTGGTCGCCCCGCTGCGGGCCGGCATCCATGTGCCGGTCGTCATGCAGTTCGTGGCGTCGGTGGTGACGGCGGCCCGGCGCCACGACCACGACGTCCTGCTCCTGACCCAGGAGGAGGGCGAGGACGGTCTGCGCCGCGTCGCGGACACGGCCCTGGTCGACGCGCTGATCCTCATGGACGTCCAGCTGAACGACCCCCGGCTGCCACTGCTGCGCACCCTGGACCGGCCGTCCGTGATGATCGGCTTCCCCCGCGACGGTGCCGGGCTGACCTGCATCGACCTGGACTTCCGCAGTGCGGGCGAGCGCTGCGTGGAGCATCTGGCCCAGCTCGGGCACCGGGTGGTCGGGCTGGTCGGGTCTCCCCCGGAGGTCTACGTCCGGGGCACGGCCTTCGCCCAGCGCGTGGTCCAGGGTTTCACCGCCGCCGCCGACCGGGGCGGGCTCGCCTCGGCCGTCCACCCGTGCGAGGCGACCCCGGCGGCGGCCCGGCAGGTGGCCGAGCGCCTGCTCCGCGACCAGCCGGCCCTCACGGGTGTGGTCGTCCACAACGAGGCGGTCCTCGAACCCCTGGTCACCGCCTTCGCACAGCTCGGTCTCCGCGTGCCCGGCGACCTGTCGGTGACGGCGATCTGCCCGGACGAACTGGCCGACTCCCTGGGGATCACCTCGGTCGCCCTGCCGTCCACCGAGGTGGGCGAACGGGCGGTGGACCTGCTGATGGAGAAACTCGCGGGGGGCCTCGTACCCGAGGCGACGCTGCTCCAGCCCTCACTGACGCCTCGGGCGAGCACGGCACCGCGTACGACCGCATGA
- the yicI gene encoding alpha-xylosidase — MKFSDGYWLLREGVTASYPAEVLDVTEPDGAGALEIHAPTRPIRSRGDLMTGPVMTLTVHSPMPDVIGLTLRHFTGERPREPVFDLTGTGAGASPLLSHDDDHATLTSGALSVRVARSGPWRVEFLAHGRTLTTSGPKGMAILRDAATGGHYLREQLDLGVGTTVYGLGERFGPLVRNGQVVDIWNADGGTATEQAYKNVPFYLTDAGYGVFVDHPGKVGFEVGSETVSRVQFSAETQELTYYVVHGPAPKEILRRYTALTGRPALPPAWSFGLWLSTSFTTSYDEETVTSFIEGMRERELPLSVFHFDCFWMREFHWCDFRWDPRVFPDPEGMLARLKAKGLHVCVWINPYIAQRSPLFDEGRALGHLLRRPDGSVWQWDMWQPGMALVDFTSPAARDWYASKLEALLAQGVDCFKTDFGERVPLDVEWSDGSDPERMHNYYTYLYNRTVFDVLRKHRGEGEAVVFARSATAGSQRFPVHWGGDCEATYASMAESLRGGLSLGLSGFGFWSHDIGGFEGTPTPALFKRWLAFGLLSSHSRLHGSSSYRVPWLFDEEAVDVLRHFTRLKLRLMPYLYDVARVAHEEGLPMMRAMVLEFPEDPGCAHLERQYMLGPDLLVAPVFSDEGDVTYYVPEGTWTHFLTGGTVTGPRWVRERHGFRGLPLLVRPGAVLPVGAHADRPDYPHADGVTLRTYGLERGTEVRVRVGDTVFTVVREGDTLRASASDSSAPWALAAGDRVTRAEAGTGFLTLELG; from the coding sequence ATGAAGTTCTCCGACGGTTACTGGCTGCTGCGCGAGGGCGTCACCGCCTCGTACCCGGCCGAGGTCCTCGACGTCACCGAGCCCGACGGCGCCGGCGCCCTGGAGATCCACGCCCCGACCCGGCCGATCCGCAGCCGCGGCGACCTGATGACGGGACCGGTCATGACGCTCACCGTCCACAGCCCCATGCCGGACGTCATCGGACTGACCCTGCGCCACTTCACGGGCGAGCGGCCGCGCGAGCCGGTCTTCGACCTCACCGGGACCGGGGCCGGGGCCTCCCCGCTCCTCTCCCACGACGACGACCACGCGACCCTCACCTCCGGCGCGCTGTCGGTCCGGGTGGCCCGCTCCGGTCCCTGGCGGGTGGAGTTCCTCGCCCACGGCCGCACCCTCACCACCAGCGGACCCAAGGGCATGGCCATCCTGCGGGACGCGGCCACCGGCGGCCACTACCTGCGCGAACAGCTCGACCTCGGGGTGGGCACCACCGTCTACGGCCTCGGCGAACGCTTCGGCCCGCTCGTCAGGAACGGCCAGGTCGTGGACATCTGGAACGCCGACGGCGGCACGGCCACCGAACAGGCCTACAAGAACGTGCCGTTCTACCTCACCGACGCCGGCTACGGCGTCTTCGTCGACCACCCGGGCAAGGTCGGCTTCGAGGTCGGCTCGGAGACCGTCTCCCGGGTGCAGTTCAGCGCGGAGACACAGGAGTTGACGTACTACGTCGTCCACGGGCCGGCCCCCAAGGAGATCCTGCGCCGGTACACCGCGCTCACCGGCCGACCGGCGCTCCCGCCCGCCTGGTCCTTCGGGCTGTGGCTGTCGACCTCCTTCACCACCTCCTACGACGAGGAGACGGTGACCTCCTTCATCGAGGGCATGCGGGAGCGCGAACTGCCGCTGTCCGTTTTCCACTTCGACTGCTTCTGGATGCGGGAGTTCCACTGGTGCGACTTCCGCTGGGACCCCCGGGTCTTCCCCGACCCGGAGGGCATGCTGGCCCGGCTGAAGGCCAAGGGCCTGCACGTCTGCGTGTGGATCAACCCGTACATCGCCCAGCGCTCCCCGCTGTTCGACGAGGGCAGGGCGCTCGGGCACCTCCTGCGCCGCCCCGACGGCAGCGTCTGGCAGTGGGACATGTGGCAGCCCGGCATGGCCCTGGTCGACTTCACCAGCCCGGCCGCCCGCGACTGGTACGCGTCGAAACTGGAGGCGCTCCTCGCCCAGGGCGTCGACTGCTTCAAGACCGACTTCGGCGAGCGGGTGCCACTGGACGTGGAGTGGTCCGACGGCTCCGACCCCGAGCGCATGCACAACTACTACACCTACCTCTACAACCGCACCGTCTTCGACGTCCTGCGCAAGCACCGGGGAGAGGGCGAGGCGGTCGTCTTCGCCCGCTCGGCGACGGCCGGCAGCCAGAGGTTCCCCGTCCACTGGGGCGGCGACTGCGAGGCGACGTACGCCTCGATGGCGGAGTCGCTGCGCGGCGGCCTCTCGCTCGGACTGTCCGGGTTCGGCTTCTGGAGCCACGACATCGGAGGCTTCGAGGGCACCCCGACACCGGCGCTGTTCAAGCGGTGGCTGGCGTTCGGTCTGCTGTCCTCGCACAGCCGGCTGCACGGCAGCTCCTCGTACCGGGTCCCCTGGCTGTTCGACGAGGAAGCGGTGGACGTGCTACGGCACTTCACCCGGCTGAAGCTGCGGCTCATGCCGTACCTCTACGACGTCGCCCGCGTCGCCCACGAGGAGGGGCTGCCGATGATGCGGGCGATGGTGCTGGAGTTCCCGGAGGACCCCGGGTGCGCCCATCTGGAACGGCAGTACATGCTCGGCCCGGATCTGCTGGTCGCCCCCGTCTTCAGCGACGAGGGGGACGTCACCTACTACGTCCCCGAGGGCACCTGGACCCACTTCCTCACCGGGGGCACGGTGACCGGTCCGCGCTGGGTGCGCGAACGGCACGGGTTCCGCGGTCTGCCGCTGCTGGTGCGGCCGGGCGCCGTGCTCCCGGTCGGCGCGCACGCCGACCGGCCCGACTACCCGCACGCCGACGGGGTGACCCTGCGGACGTACGGGCTGGAGCGGGGGACGGAGGTGCGGGTCCGGGTGGGGGACACGGTCTTCACCGTCGTACGGGAGGGCGACACCCTGCGGGCGTCGGCGAGCGACTCCTCGGCGCCCTGGGCGCTCGCGGCCGGGGACCGGGTGACCCGGGCCGAGGCGGGCACCGGCTTCCTGACACTGGAGCTCGGATGA
- a CDS encoding carbohydrate ABC transporter permease, with product MTNALRRWPVLVALCLAALFMVVPFLIVAVNAVKSPAEYSANGPLSLPDGLYLDGLKDFWERVDYSQKLINSALISGSVAVLAVVLSVLTAYAIGIGRVRGRTWLLAFFVLANMLPQEALVYPLYHLSKEAGLYDTRLGVIIVFTVVQSAFGTFLLSSVLARFPREIIEAARIDGATTWQVLWRIVVPVSRPTLGVLLVLFFVWTWNEFLLPLVMLISNDNQTVSVALGVLQGQRLMDATMTNAAALLGVLPALVFFLVFQRTLTRGIAVGAVK from the coding sequence ATGACCAACGCCCTGCGCCGCTGGCCGGTCCTGGTCGCCCTCTGCCTCGCCGCGCTCTTCATGGTCGTCCCGTTCCTGATCGTCGCCGTGAACGCGGTGAAGTCCCCGGCGGAGTACTCGGCGAACGGCCCGCTCAGCCTGCCGGACGGTCTCTACCTGGACGGTCTGAAGGACTTCTGGGAGCGGGTCGACTACAGCCAGAAGCTCATCAACTCGGCCCTGATCAGCGGCTCGGTGGCGGTCCTCGCGGTCGTCCTGTCGGTCCTCACCGCGTACGCGATCGGCATCGGCCGGGTCCGGGGCCGCACCTGGCTGCTGGCCTTCTTCGTCCTGGCCAACATGCTGCCGCAGGAGGCGCTGGTCTACCCGCTGTACCACCTGAGCAAGGAGGCCGGTCTCTACGACACCCGGCTCGGCGTGATCATCGTCTTCACCGTCGTCCAGTCGGCCTTCGGTACGTTCCTGCTGTCCTCGGTCCTCGCCCGGTTCCCCCGGGAGATCATCGAGGCGGCCCGGATCGACGGCGCGACCACCTGGCAGGTGCTGTGGCGGATCGTCGTCCCCGTCAGCCGCCCCACCCTGGGTGTGCTGCTGGTCCTCTTCTTCGTCTGGACCTGGAACGAGTTCCTGCTCCCGCTGGTCATGCTGATCTCCAACGACAACCAGACGGTGTCGGTGGCCCTCGGCGTCCTCCAGGGCCAGCGGCTGATGGACGCCACCATGACCAACGCCGCCGCCCTGCTCGGCGTCCTGCCCGCGCTCGTCTTCTTCCTCGTCTTCCAGCGCACGCTCACCCGCGGCATCGCGGTGGGCGCCGTGAAGTAA
- a CDS encoding carbohydrate ABC transporter permease: protein MRARGPHDRPHDSYTPYLLPGLLAFLAVIVVPFLMNTGVSFTDWQGVGRPSWAGFANYRELLGDADFWASFRHSLFMVVAMAAVPTALGLVLAAALFDHVARHFGPRISAVLRACFYLPQVLPIAVAGIVWSWILAPEDGSLNAFLQAIGLGGWQRDWLGDPDLALYGVMGVLVWVQIGFPLVVFMAGLQRVDPELHEAAELDGAGWWRRFRHITLPQLRPEIHVVLTWCTIAALKVFGAVYVLTKGGPGGATDVPSYFSFTTFFEKTQVGYGAAVSTVLTVIILALSVIGLRLQARAQDAEDTTTGVRA, encoded by the coding sequence ATGAGGGCACGCGGCCCCCACGACCGCCCCCACGACTCCTACACCCCGTACCTGCTCCCCGGTCTCCTCGCCTTCCTCGCCGTGATCGTCGTGCCGTTCCTGATGAACACCGGCGTGAGCTTCACCGACTGGCAGGGCGTGGGCCGTCCGTCCTGGGCCGGGTTCGCCAACTACCGGGAGCTGCTGGGCGACGCGGACTTCTGGGCGTCGTTCCGGCACAGCCTGTTCATGGTCGTCGCCATGGCCGCCGTACCGACGGCCCTCGGACTGGTGCTGGCGGCGGCCCTGTTCGACCATGTCGCCCGGCACTTCGGTCCCCGCATCAGCGCGGTGCTGCGCGCCTGCTTCTACCTCCCCCAGGTGCTGCCGATCGCGGTCGCGGGGATCGTGTGGAGCTGGATCCTCGCCCCCGAGGACGGCTCCCTGAACGCGTTCCTCCAAGCGATCGGGCTCGGCGGGTGGCAGCGGGACTGGCTCGGCGACCCCGACCTCGCGCTGTACGGCGTGATGGGTGTGCTGGTGTGGGTGCAGATCGGCTTCCCGCTGGTGGTGTTCATGGCGGGGCTGCAGCGCGTCGACCCCGAACTGCACGAGGCGGCCGAGCTGGACGGCGCCGGCTGGTGGCGCCGGTTCCGGCACATCACGCTGCCGCAGCTGCGCCCGGAGATCCATGTCGTGCTGACCTGGTGCACGATCGCCGCGCTGAAGGTGTTCGGCGCGGTGTACGTGCTGACCAAGGGCGGCCCGGGCGGTGCGACGGACGTGCCGTCCTACTTCTCCTTCACCACCTTCTTCGAGAAGACCCAGGTCGGCTACGGCGCCGCGGTCTCCACCGTGCTGACCGTGATCATCCTCGCCCTCTCCGTGATCGGCCTGCGGCTGCAGGCGCGGGCGCAGGACGCGGAGGACACGACAACGGGGGTGCGCGCATGA